One Scophthalmus maximus strain ysfricsl-2021 chromosome 1, ASM2237912v1, whole genome shotgun sequence genomic region harbors:
- the faxcb gene encoding failed axon connections homolog isoform X2 — MSVLSHFRSFSRDYGGIMSVLGSDSWWKKTLYITGGALLAAAAYLLHELLAIRKEQELDSKDAIILHQFSRPKNGVPSLSPFCLKIETYLRMVDLPYQNYFDGKLSPQGKMPWIEYNHVQASGSEFIVDFLEEQLGVNLNGNLTPQERAVSRAVTKMVEEHLYWTIAYCQWVDNLEETQKLLAMSGPLSDTLKWLLSHLNGSVVRREMYGHGIGRFSREEVYALMEKDMRTLATLLGDNKYFMGSKMSTLDATVFGHLAQAMWTLPGTRPEQLIKGELINLAMFCERMRRRFWPEWFVDVEDLYYDGDSESSGSPTGQLDFGLFSRTDTLDDSDGGSPSAEHTHPHSPDSDHSLFDSDVGTGSDNDIQLKEEITPDRGV; from the exons ATGAGCGTCCTCTCGCACTTCAGAAGTTTCTCCAGA GACTACGGCGGCATCATGTCGGTGCTGGGCTCGGACTCCTGGTGGAAGAAGACCCTGTACATCACCGGCGGGGCCCTGCTGGCCGCCGCCGCCTACCTCCTGCACGAGCTGCTCGCCATCAG gaaggagcaggagctggACTCTAAAGACGCCATCATCCTCCACCAGTTCTCCAGGCCGAAGAACGGCGTGCCCAGCCTCTCGCCCTTCTGCCTCAAAATAGAGACGTACCTGCGCATGGTGGATCTGCCCTACCAG AACTACTTCGACGGGAAGCTGTCGCCGCAGGGCAAGATGCCCTGGATCGAGTACAACCACGTGCAGGCCTCGGGGTCAGAGTTCATCGTGGACttcctggaggagcagctgggcGTCAACCTCAACGGGAACCTCACGCCGCAGGAGAGGGCCGTGTCCCGGGCCGTCACCAAAATGGTCGAGGAGCACCTCTACTG gacGATAGCCTACTGTCAGTGGGTGGACAACTTGGAGGAAACCCAGAAGCTCCTCGCCATGAGCGGCCCGCTGAGCGACACGCTGAAGTGGCTGCTGAGCCACCTGAACGGCAGCGTGGTGCGCAGGGAGATGTACGGCCACGGCATCGGACGCTTCTCCAGGGAGGAGGTCTACGCCCTGATGGAGAAGGACATGAGGACACTGGCCACACTGCTGG GAGATAATAAATACTTCATGGGCTCCAAGATGTCGACGTTGGACGCCACCGTGTTCGGGCATCTGGCACAGGCCATGTGGACTCTGCCCGGGACACGACCCGAACAACTCATCAAAG GGGAGCTGATCAACCTGGCCATGTTCTGCGAGCGGATGCGGAGGAGGTTCTGGCCCGAGTGGTTTGTGGACGTGGAGGATCTTTACTACGACGGGGACAGCGAGAGCAGCGGCTCCCCGACGGGCCAGCTGGACTTTGGCCTCTTCTCCAGGACTGACACCCTGGACGACAGCGACGGCGGCAGCCCCTCGGCGGAACACACCCACCCGCACTCCCCCGACTCGGACCACTCGCTGTTCGACTCGGACGTGGGCACGGGCTCCGACAATGACATTCAGCTCAAGGAGGAGATAACGCCGGACCGGGGGGTTTGA
- the faxcb gene encoding failed axon connections homolog isoform X1, whose amino-acid sequence MHWAAGFASSSRPCVVELGRNHSLVPLGLCAAEQPQSLYGYIIAFPLQDYGGIMSVLGSDSWWKKTLYITGGALLAAAAYLLHELLAIRKEQELDSKDAIILHQFSRPKNGVPSLSPFCLKIETYLRMVDLPYQNYFDGKLSPQGKMPWIEYNHVQASGSEFIVDFLEEQLGVNLNGNLTPQERAVSRAVTKMVEEHLYWTIAYCQWVDNLEETQKLLAMSGPLSDTLKWLLSHLNGSVVRREMYGHGIGRFSREEVYALMEKDMRTLATLLGDNKYFMGSKMSTLDATVFGHLAQAMWTLPGTRPEQLIKGELINLAMFCERMRRRFWPEWFVDVEDLYYDGDSESSGSPTGQLDFGLFSRTDTLDDSDGGSPSAEHTHPHSPDSDHSLFDSDVGTGSDNDIQLKEEITPDRGV is encoded by the exons ATGCACTGGGCCGCTGGCTTCGCCTCCTCCTCGCGGCCGTGTGTGGTGGAGCTCGGGCGGAACCACAGCCTCGTGCCCCTCGGGCTGTGCGCCGCCGAGCAGCCGCAGTCCTTGTATGGCTACATCATCGCCTTCCCCCTGCAGGACTACGGCGGCATCATGTCGGTGCTGGGCTCGGACTCCTGGTGGAAGAAGACCCTGTACATCACCGGCGGGGCCCTGCTGGCCGCCGCCGCCTACCTCCTGCACGAGCTGCTCGCCATCAG gaaggagcaggagctggACTCTAAAGACGCCATCATCCTCCACCAGTTCTCCAGGCCGAAGAACGGCGTGCCCAGCCTCTCGCCCTTCTGCCTCAAAATAGAGACGTACCTGCGCATGGTGGATCTGCCCTACCAG AACTACTTCGACGGGAAGCTGTCGCCGCAGGGCAAGATGCCCTGGATCGAGTACAACCACGTGCAGGCCTCGGGGTCAGAGTTCATCGTGGACttcctggaggagcagctgggcGTCAACCTCAACGGGAACCTCACGCCGCAGGAGAGGGCCGTGTCCCGGGCCGTCACCAAAATGGTCGAGGAGCACCTCTACTG gacGATAGCCTACTGTCAGTGGGTGGACAACTTGGAGGAAACCCAGAAGCTCCTCGCCATGAGCGGCCCGCTGAGCGACACGCTGAAGTGGCTGCTGAGCCACCTGAACGGCAGCGTGGTGCGCAGGGAGATGTACGGCCACGGCATCGGACGCTTCTCCAGGGAGGAGGTCTACGCCCTGATGGAGAAGGACATGAGGACACTGGCCACACTGCTGG GAGATAATAAATACTTCATGGGCTCCAAGATGTCGACGTTGGACGCCACCGTGTTCGGGCATCTGGCACAGGCCATGTGGACTCTGCCCGGGACACGACCCGAACAACTCATCAAAG GGGAGCTGATCAACCTGGCCATGTTCTGCGAGCGGATGCGGAGGAGGTTCTGGCCCGAGTGGTTTGTGGACGTGGAGGATCTTTACTACGACGGGGACAGCGAGAGCAGCGGCTCCCCGACGGGCCAGCTGGACTTTGGCCTCTTCTCCAGGACTGACACCCTGGACGACAGCGACGGCGGCAGCCCCTCGGCGGAACACACCCACCCGCACTCCCCCGACTCGGACCACTCGCTGTTCGACTCGGACGTGGGCACGGGCTCCGACAATGACATTCAGCTCAAGGAGGAGATAACGCCGGACCGGGGGGTTTGA